The Populus trichocarpa isolate Nisqually-1 chromosome 2, P.trichocarpa_v4.1, whole genome shotgun sequence genome has a window encoding:
- the LOC18096455 gene encoding glutathione S-transferase — protein MAEIIKVHGSTLSTAAQRVFACLYEKELEFEFIPVNMAVGEHKKEPFLALNPFGQVPAFEQGDLKLFESRAITQYIAHGYADKGTPLVIPGKQMATLSVWMEVEAHQFDPVASKLNWELVFKPMFGIPTDNAAVEENEAKLGKVLDVYESRLAQSKYLGGDIFTLADLHHLPNISCAMRTHVKKLFDSRPHVSAWVADITSRPAWSKVVAMNK, from the exons ATGGCAGAAATCATTAAAGTCCACGGAAGCACCCTCTCAACAGCTGCACAACGAGTTTTTGCTTGCCTTTATGAGAAGGAGCTTGAGTTTGAGTTCATTCCTGTCAACATGGCGGTAGGGGAGCACAAGAAAGAGCCATTCCTTGCCCTCAAT CCATTTGGTCAAGTCCCAGCTTTTGAACAAGGAGATCTTAAGCTCTTCG AATCAAGGGCAATCACTCAATACATTGCCCACGGGTATGCAGACAAGGGGACTCCGCTTGTTATCCCAGGCAAGCAGATGGCAACATTATCAGTGTGGATGGAGGTTGAGGCTCACCAATTTGACCCAGTAGCTTCAAAGCTGAACTGGGAGCTAGTTTTTAAGCCAATGTTTGGAATTCCCACAGATAATGCAGCGGTGGAGGAAAACGAGGCTAAGCTCGGTAAGGTTCTCGATGTCTACGAGTCAAGGTTGGCTCAGTCCAAGTACTTGGGAGGCGATATCTTCACCTTGGCTGATTTGCACCATCTCCCTAACATATCTTGCGCGATGAGGACACACGTGAAGAAACTATTCGATTCCCGACCCCATGTTAGCGCATGGGTAGCAGATATCACCTCGAGGCCAGCTTGGTCCAAGGTCGTTGCCATGAACAAGTAA
- the LOC18109626 gene encoding glutathione S-transferase F6, protein MAPLKLHGSVLSTNTQRVLATLYEKEVEFELVNVNLGAGEHKQEPHISLNPFGQVPAAVDGDLKLFESRAISQYVAHQYASKGTQLGAAGNGYATILVWQEVESHQFDPSASKLVWEQVFKPVFGLPTDAALVAETEVTLGKVLDVYEARLSQSKYLASDSFTLADLHHLPNIQALLGTPSKKLFDSRPHVSAWVASITGRPAWGKVLALLPK, encoded by the exons ATGGCCCCTTTGAAACTCCATGGAAGCGTTTTATCTACCAACACACAGCGAGTTCTAGCAACCCTTTACGAGAAAGAGGTAGAATTTGAGCTTGTTAACGTCAATTTGGGAGCTGGGGAACACAAGCAAGAGCCCCATATTTCCCTCAAT CCATTTGGTCAAGTTCCAGCTGCTGTTGATGGAGATCTTAAGCTCTTTG AATCAAGAGCAATTTCACAGTACGTAGCCCACCAATATGCCAGCAAGGGGACTCAACTGGGCGCTGCAGGCAACGGGTATGCAACAATTTTGGTATGGCAAGAAGTGGAGTCTCACCAGTTCGACCCATCAGCTTCAAAACTGGTGTGGGAGCAAGTTTTTAAACCAGTTTTTGGGCTACCAACAGATGCAGCTCTAGTTGCCGAGACGGAGGTGACTCTCGGTAAGGTTCTAGATGTGTACGAGGCAAGACTGTCTCAATCCAAGTACCTAGCCAGTGACAGCTTCACCTTGGCTGATCTGCACCACCTCCCTAACATCCAGGCCTTGTTGGGGACTCCATCCAAGAAATTGTTCGATTCTCGCCCCCATGTTAGCGCATGGGTTGCCAGTATCACTGGAAGGCCAGCTTGGGGCAAGGTGCTCGCTTTGCTTCCCAAGTAA